Part of the Pseudarthrobacter sp. L1SW genome, TGTTCCCGTCAGGGGCAGTTCAGGAACCGGTGGCCGCAGCCACTAAAGTTCTTGTATGAACGAAACCGGGCGCCCGCAAGATTTTCCGCTGTCCAATCCCCGAGCTGATCGGGTGAGGGACGTGGCAAAGCTTGCCGGGCGCCCGGCGCGTTTAAAGCGTGGCCTGTTCCTTGCTGAAGGACCGCAGGCTGTCCGCGAAGCCCTCAAACTCCACCAGAAGCGCCTGGCCGCCGGAGCCCCGGGCGTGGTCACCGAGGTCTTTGCCAGCGAAAGCTGCCTGGACCGGTTCCCGGAATTTGAGGAACTGTCCCAAGGGGTCAACGCCCGACTTGCCACTGATGACGTCCTTGCGGCCATGGCGGACACCGTCAATCCGCAGGGGATCGTGGCAGTCTGCCGCTTCCTGGACGTGGCACTGGAAGAGGTGCTCGACGCCGGTCCCCGCCTGGTTGCCGTGCTGTGCCAGGTCCGTGATCCCGGGAACGCGGGAACGGTCCTCCGTGCGGCGGACTCGGCCGGTGCGGACGCCGTCGTCCTCACCTCCTCGAGCGTGGACATCTACAACCCCAAGGCCGTCCGCTCCACCGCGGGATCCCTCTTCCACCTCCCGGTAGTGCTGGGCGCGGACATCGGTGAACTGGTAACCGCGTGCCGGGCACGGGGGATCGGCATCCTGGCGGCGGACGGCTACGGTTCCCTCAACCTCGACACCCTGCAGGACGAGAACGCCCGGCGGCGGCTGACAGGCGGCGGTCCGGAGTCCGCCTATGCCCTGGAGCAGCCCACCGCCTGGCTGTTCGGCAACGAGGCCCAGGGCCTGTCCCAGGAGGAGCTGGCGCTGGCAGACCACAGGGTTGCCGTGCCGGTCTATGGTTCCGCCGAGAGCCTGAACCTGGGTACTGCGGCAACGGTTTGCCTCTACGCCAGCGCGCGGTCGCAGCACCTGCCCGCGCCGGTGACCGCCTAGCCCAAGACCTGGCAGCGCTTCCATGCCGGGTCCTTGCCGGAAAAGATAAGGGCCCCGGATGTCCGGAGCCCTTGCGTAAATGTCGAGTTATCGAAGCGGATCAGGGTGCGCGGGTAGCCTTGCCGCGTCCGGTGATTGCCCCGTAGATGCCGGCAACAACAAGGCCGCCGACGATAGCGAGAATCCAGGTGCCCAGGTCAAAGAAGGCAAGATCGCCCTTGTTGAACAGGAGGCTGCCGATCCAGCCGCCCACAATGGCGCCCACTACACCCAAAACAAGGCTGGTGACCCAGCCGCCGCCAACCCGTCCGGGCATGACGGCCTTAACAATGGCCCCTACGATAAGGCCGAGGATAATCCAAGCAAGAAAACCCATGTCTCCTCCTTATAGTGGCCGGGATCCCTTGGTCCCGATGAGGCTCAAGCTAACATAAGGCCCCGGCAATGTCAGCAGGCTTACGGTTAGTCACTGGTGCATGCAGGGCGTTGCGGCGGGTACGGTAACTACGGGCGGAGCCGAGGCAGGACCCGCAGTTTCCCAGCTGAACCTGACCGGAAAGAGGTGGAGCCCTTGGCTGCAAGTGGCGGTACCAAGGCGGTTGTGGCGGCCCTGGCTGCGAACCTGACCATCGCCGCCCTGAAATTCGTGGCGTATGCACTGACGCTTTCCTCGTCCATGCTCGCCGAAGCCATCCACTCCCTGGCCGACTCCGGCAACCAGATCCTGCTCCTGGTGGGCGGAAAGAAGGCCAAACGGGCACCAAGCCCCGAGCACCCCTTCGGCTACGGCCGGGAGCGCTACATCTACGCCTTCATCGTCTCCATCGTGCTGTTCAGCGTCGGTGGCCTCTTCGCCCTCTACGAGGCATGGGACAAGTTCCAGCACCCGCACGCCATCGAAGGCGGCTTCTGGTGGGTTCCCCTCGCCGTGCTGGTAGGCGCCATCATCGCGGAATCCTTCTCGCTCC contains:
- a CDS encoding RNA methyltransferase, with amino-acid sequence MNETGRPQDFPLSNPRADRVRDVAKLAGRPARLKRGLFLAEGPQAVREALKLHQKRLAAGAPGVVTEVFASESCLDRFPEFEELSQGVNARLATDDVLAAMADTVNPQGIVAVCRFLDVALEEVLDAGPRLVAVLCQVRDPGNAGTVLRAADSAGADAVVLTSSSVDIYNPKAVRSTAGSLFHLPVVLGADIGELVTACRARGIGILAADGYGSLNLDTLQDENARRRLTGGGPESAYALEQPTAWLFGNEAQGLSQEELALADHRVAVPVYGSAESLNLGTAATVCLYASARSQHLPAPVTA
- a CDS encoding GlsB/YeaQ/YmgE family stress response membrane protein, with protein sequence MGFLAWIILGLIVGAIVKAVMPGRVGGGWVTSLVLGVVGAIVGGWIGSLLFNKGDLAFFDLGTWILAIVGGLVVAGIYGAITGRGKATRAP